The following coding sequences lie in one Montipora foliosa isolate CH-2021 chromosome 11, ASM3666993v2, whole genome shotgun sequence genomic window:
- the LOC137975606 gene encoding uncharacterized protein, producing MDFNSKKCKIMRITKKLVPFTNRVHLNDTVLEEVKEFKDLGILTNNGLSWNSYIDVITAKANKMLGLIKRTCMDLKDDSTLKTLYCSLVRSNLEYCSVVWCPFTKRNVKKLERIQRRATRFILKSNEPYDVRLRKLNLLTLEQRRFVVDVTFLFKALNGHLDVDFSQFLDFYSQEDRYLLRHFDTKSLKKKYARTNILKNSYFYRIVDEWNSLPLEVRSACNVDCNVDKFKASVIKFVTKL from the coding sequence ATGGATTTCAACTCCAAAAAGTGCAAGATCATGAGAATTACTAAAAAACTAGTGCCCTTTACTAACAGAGTACATTTGAATGATACAGTTCTCGAGGAGGTCAAGGAATTTAAAGATTTAGGAATATTGACTAACAACGGTTTATCGTGGAACTCTTATATTGATGTGATCACTGCCAAGGCAAACAAAATGTTAGGCTTAATTAAAAGAACGTGCATGGATCTCAAGGATGATTCTACTCTAAAGACCTTGTACTGCTCCCTTGTCAGATCGAATCTGGAATACTGCTCAGTCGTCTGGTGTCCATTCACCAAGAGAAACGTAAAAAAACTTGAGAGAATTCAGCGTAGAGCAACCAGGTTCATTTTAAAATCGAATGAACCATACGATGTCCGTCTACGTAAACTCAATCTGTTAACTCTTGAGCAAAGACGTTTCGTTGTCGATGTTACCTTCTTGTTTAAGGCTCTCAATGGCCATTTAGATGTTGACTTTTCTCAATTCTTAGATTTTTATAGCCAAGAGGACCGTTACTTACTGAGACATTTTGATACTAAATcgttaaaaaagaaatatgccAGGACAAACATACTTAAAAACAGTTACTTTTATAGGATTGTGGATGAATGGAACAGTTTGCCTCTTGAGGTCCGTTCGGCATGCAATGTTGACTGCAATGTTGACAAGTTTAAGGCTAGTGTTATTAAATTTGtaacaaaattgtaa
- the LOC137975611 gene encoding uncharacterized protein, producing MAAGRIFGCSALTTLSLLLRVVYFGQNTTKLSDNYLSSPTKVFYYAYDGNSDGFPLQKFDHAACDVRHLGSCFHRPSCRRSYRGKFGKSTLNYYSNSDASFHLSYSKVCGDVHPNPGPTTVNKNPKQNTDSTKSRKASVWKCPCALCLKPVRANQKGILCDICNRWHHIKCLNMDPKLYMALSYSDEEWCCNDCTNPFNFTDSFFEASRGSDGFDVSANDESQTSTANSRDSFPKCLVLNARSLRNKVLDLQALLLVDVFDVVAITETWLDSNFGDHELLMDGFNIFRKDRHIQRGGGVLLAVRNHLPCSRRFDLEVEVEMLALEICLTHKVRVVVAAFYRSPNSDADTFLFQLRQFLDKYSRTGLSNLIVTGDFNFPNIDWYTGSPFRSDPSTEEFCNILGDFFLIQKNMSATRGLGITEGNILDLVLTNNEFLVRDVSVHPNAFDSDHSPLTFTLVAKSNRPKNVQRKVYCYKKADFIGLRETLHHIPWESVISDCPFEDCLTRFQDILFSAINQFIPQVTLRRRSRPPWISNEIMKLIRKKKKLWKRMKASGSPDLFLKFKEMRKITKKHIHLSYIQYLKNLSMKLKTDPKLFWSFHSMKSKRKRIPENVYYNEAHSTNPATTVELFNHFFRTVYSASTSEKTFSIDVVEHKDHCKRSEKNPTKS from the coding sequence ATGGCGGCTGGACGCATCTTTGGTTGCTCCGCGCTTACTACTCTTTCTTTGCTTCTCCGAGTGGTTTATTTCGGGCAAAATACCACAAAACTGTCAGATAATTATTTAAGTTCGCCGACGAAGGTGTTTTACTACGCATATGATGGCAACTCAGACGGGTTCCCGCTTCAGAAATTCGACCACGCGGCCTGtgatgtccgccatcttggatcgtGTTTTCATCGACCAAGTTGTAGACGAAGCTATCGagggaaatttggaaaatcAACTCTAAACTATTACAGCAATAGTGATGCCAGTTTTCATCTCAGTTATTCCAAGGTCTGTGGTGATGTACATCCGAACCCTGGACCCACGACTGTTAATAAAAATCCAAAGCAAAATACGGATTCGACCAAATCGAGGAAAGCATCTGTATGGAAGTGTCCTTGTGCTCTCTGTTTAAAACCAGTTCGTGCCAATCAGAAGGGTATCCTTTGTGATATTTGTAATAGATGGCATCATATAAAATGCTTAAATATGGATCCTAAATTGTACATGGCTCTTAGCTATTCAGATGAGGAATGGTGCTGCAATGACTGTACGAATCCATTTAATTTTACGGATTCTTTCTTCGAAGCCTCGCGTGGCTCTGATGGCTTTGATGTTTCTGCCAACGATGAAAGTCAGACCTCCACAGCGAACAGTCGCGACTCCTTTCCCAAGTGTTTGGTGTTAAATGCAAGAAGTTTGCGCAACAAAGTTCTTGATTTGCAAGCTCTGCTTTTAGTGGACGTTTTTGATGTTGTCGCTATTACTGAGACTTGGCTTGACAGTAACTTTGGTGATCATGAGCTTTTGATGGATGGTTTTAATATCTTCCGCAAAGACAGGCACATTCAACGTGGTGGCGGGGTGTTGTTAGCAGTCAGAAATCACCTACCTTGCTCCCGTCGATTTGACttggaagttgaagttgaaaTGCTGGCCCTTGAAATCTGCCTGACTCATAAGGTCCGTGTTGTTGTTGCAGCCTTCTATAGATCTCCTAATTCTGACGCAGACacttttttgtttcagttaAGACAATTCCTGGATAAATATTCCAGAACTGGCTTATCAAACCTTATTGTCACAGGTGACTTCAATTTTCCAAATATCGATTGGTATACTGGAAGTCCATTTAGATCTGACCCTAGTACGGAGGAGTTCTGCAATATCCTGGGTGATTTCTTCCTAATTCAGAAAAATATGTCTGCTACTCGTGGTTTAGGTATTACTGAGGGAAACATTCTGGATTTAGTCTTGACTAATAACGAATTCCTTGTTAGGGATGTATCCGTTCATCCGAATGCTTTTGATTCTGATCACTCTCCTCTCACCTTCACACTTGTTGCAAAATCCAATAGACCCAAGAATGTGCAGAGGAAAGTGTACTGCTACAAGAAAGCAGATTTCATTGGCTTGCGGGAGACTCTACATCACATACCTTGGGAATCAGTTATCTCTGACTGCCCTTTTGAGGACTGTCTGACTAGGTTTCAGGACATATTATTTTCTGCCATCAATCAATTTATACCTCAGGTTACACTTCGCCGTCGATCAAGACCCCCTTGGATAAGTAATGAGATAATGAAATTGattagaaagaagaaaaaattatggAAGCGAATGAAGGCTAGTGGATCACCTGACTTATTTTTGAAATTCAAGGAAATGAGGAAAATTACGAAGAAGCATATCCATTTGAGCTACATTCAGTATTTAAAAAATCTATCCATGAAGCTGAAGACGGATCCTAAACTTTTCTGGTCATTCCATTCAATGAAGTCGAAACGAAAGAGGATTCCAGAAAATGTTTATTACAACGAAGCGCATTCTACTAATCCAGCAACAACGGTGGAACTGTTTAATCATTTTTTTCGTACAGTCTATTCTGCCTCAACTTccgaaaaaacattttccattGACGTTGTTGAGCATAAAGACCACTGCAAGCGAAGTGAAAAGAATCCTACAAAATCTTGA